The Cydia fagiglandana chromosome 4, ilCydFagi1.1, whole genome shotgun sequence genome has a window encoding:
- the LOC134663597 gene encoding BDNF/NT-3 growth factors receptor-like isoform X1, with protein sequence MGQRNRREKQKGKRVRVLRRSERLDGAPNEHVPVDQATHAAPRIPGRCGPHSCEEEKVCVPVKDSPDQHYCVKSKQGKCERHSCANEEACVPVPKTNGTTLHYCLCVNGGEPPSKDFKCPRNTVPVVLKPVLNVQPPSSTRNNSDGARFTLSPTGEVPNSLISDVLPDSVGTAGTETGVYSGTVSNNSALLAASAIVGALMLVIVFALVVICYLRRRICVVAGKGQPRVRPGEPLLAERYITNPQYGVCGAGAAAAPAPATPAALPAVTTDVTDDQVPLLDRNALTFLEEVGEGCFGKVHKGLLRLENDEQVVAIKVLKKSAGRSAEEDFVREVSIMSAFRHSNILSLIGVVHREDTDASPWMVFEYMEWGDLAGVLRGCRGGGRAGPTLDDAALLHVALQVARGMEYLASRRFVHRDLAARNCLVGANLTVKIADFGMSRDVYTCDYYKMGGERPMPVRWMSPESIVYARFTHESDVWSYGVVLWEIYSRGKQPFYGHTNFDASKLILQGIVLVPPENCPRFACELMRGCWRTDPRDRIGFEEICRKLEIAASAGGATQIRLPRPPPPPQDSAGYLIPAPQPPVDYLATIPDPESSEEEDEDDEYT encoded by the exons GTGTTAAGGAGAAGTGAAAGGCTAGATGGTGCACCTAATGAACACGTACCAGTAGACCAGGCAACACATGCAGCTCCTC gCATACCTGGAAGATGTGGGCCTCACTCATGCGAAGAGGAGAAGGTCTGCGTGCCTGTCAAAGATAGTCCAGATCAACACTACTGCGTTAAAA gcaaACAGGGTAAATGTGAGAGGCATTCTTGTGCTAATGAAGAAGCTTGTGTGCCTGTACCTAAAACCAATGGCACAACACTGCATTATTGCTTATGTGTTAATGGAGGTGAACCGCCTAGTAAAGACTTCAAATGTCCAAGGAACACAG TGCCAGTAGTTCTGAAGCCAGTCCTGAACGTCCAGCCTCCAAGCAGCACTCGGAACAACTCAGACGGCGCGAGGTTCACCCTCTCGCCTACGGGAGAG GTACCCAACTCATTGATCAGTGACGTACTGCCGGATTCTGTGGGAACAGCGGGTACCGAAACAGGGGTGTACAGTGGAACCGTTAGCAACAATTCAGCTCTGCTAGCTGCCAGCGCTATCGTGGGGGCTCTCATGCTAGTCATAGTGTTCGCTCTGGTGGTCATATGCTACCTCAGAAGACGGATATGTGTTGTAGCAGGAAAAGGCCAACCG CGTGTGCGACCAGGAGAACCTCTGCTTGCTGAACGGTATATAACGAACCCGCAGTACGGAGTGTGCGGCGCAGGCGCAGCGGCGGCCCCGGCGCCGGCGACGCCCGCGGCGCTCCCGGCTGTCACCACCGACGTAACGGATGACCAAGTTCCGCTTTTGGACAGGAACGCTTTAACCTTCCTCGAAGAAGTCGGCGAAGGATGCTTCGGAAAAGTTCATAAAG GGTTGCTGCGTCTGGAAAATGACGAACAGGTGGTCGCAATTAAGGTTCTCAAAAAGAGCGCTGGTCGTAGCGCGGAAGAGGACTTTGTGAGAGAAGTTTCTATTATGTCTGCATTCCGACATTCGAATATTTTAAGCCTAATTGGAGTGGTACACAGAG AAGACACCGACGCAAGCCCTTGGATGGTGTTCGAGTACATGGAATGGGGAGACTTGGCCGGCGTGCTGCGCGGCTgccgcggcggcgggcgcgccggCCCCACGCTGGACGACGCCGCTCTGCTGCACGTGGCGTTACAAGTAGCTCGCGGCATGGAGTACCTGGCTTCCCGCCGTTTCGTACATCGTGATCTCGCCGCCAGAAACTGCCTCGTTGGAGCTAATCTCACTGTCAAAATCGCCGATTTCGGAATGTCACGCGACGTATACACCTGTGACTACTATAAAATGGGTGGCGAGCGGCCCATGCCAGTGCGATGGATGTCCCCCGAGAGCATAGTCTATGCCAGGTTTACCCACGAGTCAGACGTGTGGTCCTACGGCGTAGTCCTCTGGGAGATATACAGCCGCGGCAAACAACCGTTCTACGGACATACTAATTTCGATGCCTCAAAACTTATTCTCCAAGGTATTGTTCTAGTGCCACCGGAGAATTGTCCACGTTTCGCGTGCGAACTGATGCGCGGATGCTGGAGGACGGATCCGCGGGATAGGATAGGATTCGAAGAGATCTGTAGAAAATTGGAGATAGCTGCGTCGGCAGGTGGAGCAACACAGATACGGCTGCCGCGACCGCCACCGCCTCCGCAGGACTCTGCCGGATACTTGATCCCCGCGCCGCAGCCGCCAGTGGACTACTTGGCTACGATTCCCGACCCCGAGTCGAGCGAGGAGGAGGACGAGGACGACGAGTACACGTGA
- the LOC134663597 gene encoding NT-3 growth factor receptor-like isoform X2: MGQRNRREKQKGKRVRVLRRSERLDGAPNEHVPVDQATHAAPRIPGRCGPHSCEEEKVCVPVKDSPDQHYCVKSKQGKCERHSCANEEACVPVPKTNGTTLHYCLCVNGGEPPSKDFKCPRNTVPVVLKPVLNVQPPSSTRNNSDGARFTLSPTGEVPNSLISDVLPDSVGTAGTETGVYSGTVSNNSALLAASAIVGALMLVIVFALVVICYLRRRICVVAGKGQPYGVCGAGAAAAPAPATPAALPAVTTDVTDDQVPLLDRNALTFLEEVGEGCFGKVHKGLLRLENDEQVVAIKVLKKSAGRSAEEDFVREVSIMSAFRHSNILSLIGVVHREDTDASPWMVFEYMEWGDLAGVLRGCRGGGRAGPTLDDAALLHVALQVARGMEYLASRRFVHRDLAARNCLVGANLTVKIADFGMSRDVYTCDYYKMGGERPMPVRWMSPESIVYARFTHESDVWSYGVVLWEIYSRGKQPFYGHTNFDASKLILQGIVLVPPENCPRFACELMRGCWRTDPRDRIGFEEICRKLEIAASAGGATQIRLPRPPPPPQDSAGYLIPAPQPPVDYLATIPDPESSEEEDEDDEYT, encoded by the exons GTGTTAAGGAGAAGTGAAAGGCTAGATGGTGCACCTAATGAACACGTACCAGTAGACCAGGCAACACATGCAGCTCCTC gCATACCTGGAAGATGTGGGCCTCACTCATGCGAAGAGGAGAAGGTCTGCGTGCCTGTCAAAGATAGTCCAGATCAACACTACTGCGTTAAAA gcaaACAGGGTAAATGTGAGAGGCATTCTTGTGCTAATGAAGAAGCTTGTGTGCCTGTACCTAAAACCAATGGCACAACACTGCATTATTGCTTATGTGTTAATGGAGGTGAACCGCCTAGTAAAGACTTCAAATGTCCAAGGAACACAG TGCCAGTAGTTCTGAAGCCAGTCCTGAACGTCCAGCCTCCAAGCAGCACTCGGAACAACTCAGACGGCGCGAGGTTCACCCTCTCGCCTACGGGAGAG GTACCCAACTCATTGATCAGTGACGTACTGCCGGATTCTGTGGGAACAGCGGGTACCGAAACAGGGGTGTACAGTGGAACCGTTAGCAACAATTCAGCTCTGCTAGCTGCCAGCGCTATCGTGGGGGCTCTCATGCTAGTCATAGTGTTCGCTCTGGTGGTCATATGCTACCTCAGAAGACGGATATGTGTTGTAGCAGGAAAAGGCCAACCG TACGGAGTGTGCGGCGCAGGCGCAGCGGCGGCCCCGGCGCCGGCGACGCCCGCGGCGCTCCCGGCTGTCACCACCGACGTAACGGATGACCAAGTTCCGCTTTTGGACAGGAACGCTTTAACCTTCCTCGAAGAAGTCGGCGAAGGATGCTTCGGAAAAGTTCATAAAG GGTTGCTGCGTCTGGAAAATGACGAACAGGTGGTCGCAATTAAGGTTCTCAAAAAGAGCGCTGGTCGTAGCGCGGAAGAGGACTTTGTGAGAGAAGTTTCTATTATGTCTGCATTCCGACATTCGAATATTTTAAGCCTAATTGGAGTGGTACACAGAG AAGACACCGACGCAAGCCCTTGGATGGTGTTCGAGTACATGGAATGGGGAGACTTGGCCGGCGTGCTGCGCGGCTgccgcggcggcgggcgcgccggCCCCACGCTGGACGACGCCGCTCTGCTGCACGTGGCGTTACAAGTAGCTCGCGGCATGGAGTACCTGGCTTCCCGCCGTTTCGTACATCGTGATCTCGCCGCCAGAAACTGCCTCGTTGGAGCTAATCTCACTGTCAAAATCGCCGATTTCGGAATGTCACGCGACGTATACACCTGTGACTACTATAAAATGGGTGGCGAGCGGCCCATGCCAGTGCGATGGATGTCCCCCGAGAGCATAGTCTATGCCAGGTTTACCCACGAGTCAGACGTGTGGTCCTACGGCGTAGTCCTCTGGGAGATATACAGCCGCGGCAAACAACCGTTCTACGGACATACTAATTTCGATGCCTCAAAACTTATTCTCCAAGGTATTGTTCTAGTGCCACCGGAGAATTGTCCACGTTTCGCGTGCGAACTGATGCGCGGATGCTGGAGGACGGATCCGCGGGATAGGATAGGATTCGAAGAGATCTGTAGAAAATTGGAGATAGCTGCGTCGGCAGGTGGAGCAACACAGATACGGCTGCCGCGACCGCCACCGCCTCCGCAGGACTCTGCCGGATACTTGATCCCCGCGCCGCAGCCGCCAGTGGACTACTTGGCTACGATTCCCGACCCCGAGTCGAGCGAGGAGGAGGACGAGGACGACGAGTACACGTGA